The following coding sequences are from one Bos mutus isolate GX-2022 chromosome 22, NWIPB_WYAK_1.1, whole genome shotgun sequence window:
- the LOC138984621 gene encoding laminin subunit beta-2-like yields SAPVKPFLSPGCSCDPRGTSPVRCPPEAEACFCDPVSGQCPCRPHTLGRDCSRCAPLFWNLGGPRGCEPCSCHARHTLQPGCHPVTGQCPCQAGFGGRTCSRCQDGYWGDPEQECRACACDPQGSISPSCDPHTGTCRCREGISGPRCQACARGSTGGFPHCTSCPPCFASWDQRLAPLQLHLDTMVHEVAALRQGMPGWGAGLRGDQLQALEGKLQQAQTLLESPSPTRGPLQQFTEWITGLRQGVWGH; encoded by the exons TCAGCCCCTGTCAAGCCCTTCCTGTCCCCAGGCTGCAGCTGTGACCCCCGGGGCACCAGCCCTGTAAGGTGCCCACCTGAGGCTGAAGCCTGCTTCTGTGACCCGGTCAGCGGGCAGTGCCCCTGCCGCCCCCACACACTGGGGCGGGACTGTAGCCGCTGTGCCCCCCTCTTCTGGAACCTCGGGGGGCCCCGGGGCTGTGAGCCCTGCAGCTGCCACGCCCGACACACTTTGCAGCCGGGGTGTCACCCG GTCACGGGTCAGTGCCCCTGCCAGGCAGGATTTGGGGGCCGCACGTGCTCCCGGTGTCAGGATGGGTACTGGGGTGACCCGGAGCAGGAGTGCAGAG CCTGTGCCTGTGACCCCCAGGGCTCCATCTCGCCCAGCTGTGACCCGCACACAGGCACCTGCCGCTGCCGAGAGGGCATCTCAGGGCCGCGGTGCCAGGCGTGTGCCCGTGGCTCCACAGGAGGCTTCCCACACTGCACATCCTGCCCTCCCTGCTTCGCCTCCTGGGACCAACGCCTGGCTCCCCTCCAGCTGCATCTGGACACCATGGTCCATGAGGTGGCTGCCCTGCGCCAGGGCATGCCTGGCTGGGGTGCTGGGCTCCGGGGAGATCAGCTGCAGGCCCTGGAGGGTAAACTCCAGCAGGCCCAGACACTCCTGGAATCACCTTCCCCCACCAGAGGTCCCCTGCAACAATTTACAGAGTGGATCACCGGACTCAGGCAAGGGGTCTGGGGTCATTAG
- the LOC102282698 gene encoding laminin subunit beta-2 — protein sequence MGAQDAKAQVSSAALLSQEALRTVQVVATLGGPESLLGQAQEARRWTEQLLWATGRPRGPAVLRLKLKGLVDRVQRLSPRLLGLLDKAGVGCRGQGPGLAHVPVPSGVPSCPGTLPTSQWALIASRNSSHSLDIAFITLEQCQHLLRQTQATASSTGIQAWETWRRARGPWGVATVARVQATVQTVQHFLLAEGADAVSIELVAWRGLVVPVPQDGAAGLAFLLDQIQGALPAPDAEGQELPKAEGVLRWAQQTRVGTARALHQALDLEGVLAEVGTHARAAEQGLQVVKQRLHGLEASVQEVASHLAQVALAGDVTPVLGHLSSGPVALRTRLALTQRQAREAEEQATHALGMARSLGQELQVAQLGMMELQEGTDSLVAAVQDAGERAHRAHAEARELLTLVQNSWRRLEGLERRLVQNEEALGKKVATLWALEQRAAELLGHMRLWARAYGTC from the exons ATGGGAGCCCAAG ATGCTAAGGCCCAGGTCTCCTCAGCTGCCCTGCTTTCTCAAGAGGCCCTGCGTACAGTCCAGGTCGTGGCCACACTTGGAGGACCAGAAAGCCTCCTGGGACAGGCCCAGGAGGCCCGGCGGTGGACAGAGCAGCTACTGTGGGCAACAGGCCGGCCCAGAGGGCCAGCTGTGTTGCGGCTGAAATTGAAGGGGCTGGTCGACAGGGTCCAGAGGCTGAGCCCTCGGCTTCTGGGGCTGCTAGACAAAGCTGGAGTG GGATGCAGGGGTCAGGGACCTGGGCTGGCCCATGTTCCTGTGCCCTCTGGTGTTCCCTCTTGCCCTGGGACCCTGCCTACCTCCCAGTGGGCTCTCATTGCCTCCCGTAACTCCTCCCATAGCCTGGACATAGCATTCATCACCTTGGAGCAGTGCCAGCATCTG CTACGGCAGACCCAGGCCACTGCAAGCTCCACAGGAATCCAGGCCTGGGAGACGTGGCGTCGTGCAAGGGGGCCCTGGGGCGTGGCCACCGTGGCTCGTGTGCAAGCAACTGTGCAGACCGTCCAGCATTTCCTCTTGG CTGAAGGTGCAGATGCTGTGAGCATAGAGCTGGTGGCATGGCGTGGGCTGGTGGTGCCTGTCCCCCAAGATGGGGCAGCGGGCCTTGCCTTCCTGCTGGATCAGATCCAGGGTGCCCTCCCTGCACCAGATGCCGAGGGTCAGGAGCTGCCCAAAGCTGAAGGTGTCCTCCGTTGGGCACAGCAGACCAG GGTGGGTACAGCCAGGGCTCTGCACCAAGCGCTGGATTTGGAGGGAGTGCTGGCTGAGGTGGGAACTCATGCAAGGGCTGCAGAGCAAGGGCTGCAGGTGGTGAAACAGAGACTTCACGGTCTGGAGGCCAGTGTACAGGAG GTGGCCAGCCACCTGGCCCAGGTTGCACTGGCAGGGGATGTGACCCCAGTACTGGGACATCTGTCCAGTGGACCTGTGGCTCTCAGGACCCGTTTGGCCCTGACTCAGCGGCAGGCCCGGGAGGCAGAAGAGCAAGCCACGCATGCCCTGGGCATGGCCAGGAGCCTGGGCCAG GAGCTGCAGGTGGCCCAGCTTGGTATGATGGAGTTGCAGGAGGGCACGGACAGCCTTGTGGCCGCGGTGCAGGATGCAGGAGAGCGGGCACACCGGGCGCACGCTGAGGCCCGAGAGCTGCTAACACTGGTACAGAACAGCTGGAGAAGACTGGAGG GGTTGGAACGCCGCCTGGTTCAGAATGAGGAGGCACTGGGCAAGAAAGTGGCCACGCTGTGGGCTCTCGAGCAGCGGGCAGCAGAGCTACTGGGCCACATGCGGCTGTGGGCCAGGGCATACGGCACCTGCTGA